A genomic stretch from Natronomonas gomsonensis includes:
- the azf gene encoding NAD-dependent glucose-6-phosphate dehydrogenase Azf produces the protein MDDTVLLTGAKGAVGTAIREGIGDDYDWRYLFHNPPPFDPDHPYLVGDVTDEELMAEACEGVSAVVHLAGDPRRDAPWDSVLDNNIHGTKVLYDAAIDAGVEKFVFASSNHAVGHFETDRKPDLYRTDDEFRLDGTELPRPGNFYGISKATGETIGRYYHDEHGISVCNIRIGNLTRNHPPKEYERGQAMWLSYRDCAHIHDCALQADYDYEIVYGISDNDRKYYSLERAKEVLGYEPRDNSAEFTFEGEPKNDTDN, from the coding sequence ATGGACGACACCGTGTTGCTCACCGGAGCCAAGGGCGCAGTCGGAACGGCCATCCGGGAAGGCATCGGCGACGACTACGACTGGCGCTACCTGTTTCACAACCCGCCGCCGTTCGACCCCGACCACCCGTATCTCGTCGGCGACGTGACCGACGAGGAACTGATGGCCGAGGCCTGCGAAGGCGTCTCCGCCGTGGTCCACCTCGCCGGTGACCCGCGACGCGACGCGCCGTGGGACTCCGTTCTCGACAACAACATCCACGGCACGAAGGTGCTGTACGACGCCGCAATCGACGCCGGCGTCGAGAAGTTCGTCTTCGCCTCCTCGAACCACGCCGTCGGCCACTTCGAGACCGACCGGAAACCCGACCTCTACCGGACCGACGACGAGTTCCGCCTCGACGGGACGGAACTGCCCCGTCCCGGGAACTTCTACGGCATCTCGAAGGCCACCGGCGAGACAATCGGTCGCTACTACCACGACGAACACGGCATCTCGGTGTGTAACATCCGCATCGGCAACCTCACCCGGAACCACCCGCCGAAGGAGTACGAACGCGGGCAGGCGATGTGGCTCTCCTATCGGGACTGTGCCCACATCCACGACTGTGCCTTGCAGGCCGACTACGACTACGAAATCGTCTACGGTATCTCCGACAACGACCGGAAGTACTACTCGCTGGAGCGCGCCAAGGAGGTCCTCGGCTACGAACCGCGGGACAACTCCGCGGAGTTCACCTTCGAGGGTGAACCGAAAAACGATACCGACAACTGA
- a CDS encoding nicotinamide-nucleotide adenylyltransferase, translated as MRGLVIGRFQPFHEGHRRLVEGIADEVEEVVVGIGSAGQSHTKRNPFTSGERVQMVQNVLDEVDAKTYLIPIADVERNAVWVKHIETLCPRFEVAYTNNPFVERLFEEDGYEVRGTPLHNREEFCGSEIRRRILAGEEWAHLVPDPVVAGIEEIDGVERLRKIESTDEPAEREG; from the coding sequence ATGCGAGGGTTAGTCATCGGACGGTTCCAGCCGTTTCACGAGGGGCACCGTCGGTTGGTCGAAGGCATCGCCGACGAGGTCGAGGAGGTCGTCGTCGGCATCGGCAGCGCCGGCCAGTCACACACGAAGCGCAACCCCTTCACGTCCGGCGAGCGCGTCCAGATGGTCCAGAACGTCCTCGACGAGGTCGACGCCAAGACCTACCTCATCCCCATCGCCGACGTGGAGCGAAACGCCGTCTGGGTGAAACACATCGAAACGCTGTGTCCCCGTTTCGAGGTGGCCTACACGAACAATCCCTTCGTCGAACGGCTCTTCGAGGAGGACGGCTATGAAGTCCGGGGGACGCCACTGCACAACCGCGAGGAGTTCTGTGGATCGGAGATTCGACGGCGAATACTGGCCGGCGAGGAGTGGGCCCACCTCGTCCCCGACCCGGTCGTCGCGGGCATCGAGGAGATAGACGGCGTCGAACGGTTGCGGAAAATCGAGTCGACGGACGAGCCGGCGGAACGTGAGGGGTAG
- a CDS encoding DUF309 domain-containing protein — translation MDHLRAGAALFNAGHYLAAHEPWEHRWLEAPAGERDDCLQGLVQATAATHKARTGNWSGAVGLAESAIEYLEGCGHDDLRAWLRELAADPELGERERPPRIHIDDEAVTTADLQFPAAGIAAEALAETRGDELVEQGVGYAEADIAEGNETSPFVTLTLDYLRGGSPTARKRLVQHVERRQAREADVDGLFE, via the coding sequence ATGGACCACCTCCGTGCCGGCGCGGCGTTGTTCAACGCCGGCCACTATCTCGCCGCTCACGAGCCGTGGGAACATCGGTGGCTGGAGGCACCCGCTGGCGAGCGCGACGACTGTCTGCAGGGACTCGTACAGGCGACGGCGGCGACGCACAAGGCCCGAACCGGCAACTGGTCGGGAGCGGTCGGGTTGGCCGAAAGCGCCATCGAGTATCTGGAGGGCTGTGGCCACGACGACCTTCGAGCGTGGCTTCGCGAACTCGCCGCCGACCCCGAACTGGGCGAGCGGGAGCGACCACCCCGAATCCACATCGATGACGAGGCCGTCACGACGGCCGATTTGCAGTTCCCCGCCGCCGGCATCGCTGCCGAGGCGCTCGCGGAAACCCGCGGCGACGAACTCGTCGAGCAGGGAGTCGGCTACGCCGAAGCCGATATCGCCGAGGGCAACGAGACGAGTCCGTTCGTGACGCTGACGCTGGATTACTTACGCGGTGGGTCGCCGACGGCCCGAAAACGGCTCGTCCAGCACGTCGAACGGCGGCAGGCCCGGGAGGCCGACGTGGACGGGCTCTTCGAGTGA
- a CDS encoding DUF7504 family protein, which produces MSAGDAVGDSSGEDAGVNLDGVSNLLVLAPTMSSAARQSYYEALLPERPSTLDVLAVEYRRSPDQWLDEWQQYVGDRPRQCTIVSTDETTRSAAAASGGPVTYGPNTAACVENPSDLTGLGITVSEYLSEHGGPNTVVTFDSLTALLQYADLQRAFRFLHVLANRVKTAGAVAHFHMDPGAHDDREVATLSSLFDAVAEFDDGEWSLRRR; this is translated from the coding sequence ATGTCGGCCGGCGATGCAGTGGGGGACTCCTCGGGGGAGGATGCGGGGGTTAATCTCGACGGGGTGTCGAACCTCTTGGTGCTTGCACCGACGATGAGTAGCGCCGCTCGCCAGTCGTACTACGAGGCGCTGTTGCCGGAGCGGCCCTCGACGCTGGACGTGTTGGCCGTCGAGTATCGGCGCTCGCCGGACCAGTGGCTCGACGAGTGGCAGCAGTACGTCGGCGACCGCCCGCGGCAGTGTACCATCGTCAGCACCGACGAGACGACGCGGTCGGCGGCCGCGGCGAGCGGCGGTCCGGTCACCTACGGTCCGAACACCGCCGCCTGCGTCGAGAATCCGAGCGATTTGACGGGGTTGGGTATCACTGTCAGCGAGTATCTCTCCGAGCACGGCGGCCCGAACACGGTCGTCACGTTCGACTCGCTGACCGCGCTGTTGCAGTACGCCGACCTCCAGCGAGCGTTCCGGTTCCTCCACGTCCTCGCGAATCGCGTGAAGACGGCCGGGGCAGTCGCACACTTCCATATGGACCCCGGGGCCCACGACGACCGCGAGGTGGCGACGCTGTCGTCGCTGTTCGACGCCGTCGCGGAGTTCGACGACGGCGAGTGGTCGCTCCGGCGCCGGTAG
- a CDS encoding single-stranded DNA binding protein, translated as MGAIDDIYAELDADVEKEEFREAVEQKVEQMGGLADEETAAMLIAHDLDGGEVETIADIEPGMDEAKFLAKVTSVGDLRTFERDGEDEDGTVLNIDVADESGSVRVALWGEDAVAGEEELEPGQVLRVKGRPKDGYNGLEVSADRVEGEPDADVDVEVGGEVTADSLTIGQSDVNLRGVVLDTDSIRTFDRDDGSEGRVSNLTLGDETGRVRVTLWDERADRAEELDAGQSVEVVDGYVRERDGALELHVGSRGAVDELEETVEFVPEATDIDALELDETADIAGVVRSADPKRTFDRDDGSEGQVRNIRLQDKTGDIRVALWGDKADLDLGPGDEVFCAEVEIQEGWQDDLEASAGWRSTVTVIDGAEPDRGGDSAGLDEFANGSKPTSGGESEETDADDGEESDDSDEETFTGTVVQPGDPVILDSGEETLHVETDADVHLGQEVTVRGRRDGERFVADDVF; from the coding sequence ATGGGCGCCATCGACGATATTTATGCGGAACTCGACGCGGACGTCGAGAAAGAGGAGTTCCGCGAGGCCGTCGAACAGAAGGTCGAACAGATGGGGGGATTGGCGGACGAGGAGACCGCCGCGATGCTCATCGCCCACGACCTCGACGGCGGCGAAGTCGAAACTATCGCGGACATCGAACCCGGGATGGACGAGGCGAAGTTCCTCGCGAAAGTGACGAGCGTCGGCGACCTTCGGACGTTCGAACGCGACGGCGAGGACGAAGACGGCACGGTGCTCAACATCGACGTGGCCGACGAGTCGGGGTCGGTTCGCGTGGCGCTGTGGGGCGAGGACGCCGTCGCGGGCGAGGAGGAACTGGAACCGGGACAGGTGTTGCGCGTGAAGGGCCGTCCGAAAGATGGCTACAACGGCCTCGAAGTGAGTGCCGACAGAGTCGAGGGCGAACCCGACGCGGATGTCGACGTGGAGGTCGGCGGCGAGGTGACTGCCGACTCGCTGACCATCGGCCAATCGGACGTGAACCTCCGGGGGGTCGTCCTCGACACCGACTCGATTCGGACCTTCGACCGCGACGACGGTTCGGAGGGCCGGGTGTCGAACCTGACGCTGGGCGACGAGACGGGTCGGGTCCGGGTGACGCTGTGGGACGAACGGGCCGACCGCGCCGAGGAACTCGACGCCGGCCAGAGCGTCGAGGTCGTCGACGGCTACGTCCGCGAACGCGACGGGGCGCTGGAACTGCACGTCGGCTCTCGTGGTGCCGTCGACGAACTCGAAGAGACTGTCGAGTTCGTCCCCGAAGCGACCGATATCGACGCCCTCGAACTCGACGAGACGGCCGACATCGCGGGCGTCGTTCGTTCGGCGGACCCGAAGCGGACCTTCGACCGTGACGACGGCTCCGAGGGACAGGTCCGCAACATCCGCCTGCAGGACAAGACCGGCGACATCCGCGTGGCGCTGTGGGGCGACAAAGCCGACCTCGACCTCGGACCCGGCGACGAAGTGTTCTGTGCGGAGGTGGAGATACAGGAGGGCTGGCAGGACGACCTCGAAGCCTCCGCCGGGTGGCGCTCGACGGTGACTGTCATCGACGGTGCGGAACCGGACCGCGGCGGTGATTCCGCCGGCCTCGACGAGTTCGCCAACGGCTCGAAGCCCACCTCAGGCGGGGAATCCGAGGAGACGGATGCCGACGACGGCGAGGAAAGCGACGATAGCGACGAGGAGACGTTCACCGGAACCGTCGTCCAGCCGGGTGACCCGGTCATCCTCGACAGCGGCGAGGAGACGTTACACGTCGAGACCGACGCCGACGTACACCTCGGCCAGGAAGTGACGGTTCGGGGTCGACGCGACGGCGAACGGTTCGTTGCCGACGACGTGTTCTAG
- a CDS encoding histone gives MSVELPFAPVDTVIRRNAGNLRVSAEAAEELARRVQTRGAELAVEAAEQATEDGRKTLMAEDFDAPVVDKDTLELPVAPIDRIARLDIDDRYRVSMDARIALAGVLESYADTVAAAAAILARHADRRTIKAEDVETYYELQPYFE, from the coding sequence ATGAGCGTCGAGCTACCGTTCGCTCCGGTCGATACCGTCATTCGCCGGAACGCGGGGAACCTGCGGGTCAGCGCCGAAGCCGCCGAGGAGCTCGCGCGTCGGGTTCAGACCCGTGGCGCCGAGTTGGCGGTCGAGGCTGCCGAACAGGCAACGGAGGACGGTCGAAAGACGCTGATGGCCGAGGACTTCGATGCCCCGGTCGTCGACAAAGACACCTTGGAGTTGCCGGTCGCGCCCATCGACCGAATCGCCCGACTCGACATCGACGACCGGTATCGGGTGTCGATGGACGCACGAATAGCACTCGCCGGCGTCCTCGAATCGTATGCCGACACCGTCGCCGCCGCGGCCGCCATCCTCGCGCGCCATGCTGACCGTCGAACCATCAAGGCCGAGGATGTCGAGACCTACTACGAACTCCAGCCCTACTTCGAATGA
- a CDS encoding histone deacetylase family protein translates to MRFGYRERCLDHDTGSRHPETADRLRAIRRGLKRRHGVEYEDGSFAERAALEAVHDPDYVAEVEEFCADGGGTWDADTVAVEATWDAARASAGLACWAAEEALDGADGRQTPFSIGRPPGHHAETDEAMGFCFFNNAAIAANRALKRDGVDRVAIFDWDVHHGNGTQDICYDDPNVFYASFHERGLFPGTGDILETGGPNARKTVLNAPLPGGCGDVEYTTAVDDLLAPALDRFDPDLFLISAGFDAHQHDPISRMRVSTEGYGVLTDRMRSIAEDSDAALAFILEGGYGLDALSDSVGMVHETFDGRQPVEPEGEILSKAKRVLNDVRDAHDL, encoded by the coding sequence ATGAGGTTCGGCTACCGCGAGCGCTGCCTCGACCACGACACCGGTTCACGCCACCCAGAGACCGCCGACCGGCTTCGAGCCATCCGTCGCGGACTGAAGCGACGCCACGGTGTGGAGTACGAAGATGGCAGTTTCGCGGAGCGAGCGGCGCTGGAAGCCGTCCACGACCCCGACTACGTTGCGGAAGTCGAGGAGTTCTGTGCTGACGGGGGCGGAACGTGGGACGCCGACACCGTCGCCGTCGAAGCGACGTGGGATGCCGCCCGGGCGTCCGCGGGACTGGCCTGTTGGGCGGCCGAAGAGGCGCTGGACGGCGCCGACGGCCGACAGACTCCCTTCTCCATCGGTCGACCGCCGGGCCACCATGCCGAAACCGACGAGGCGATGGGGTTCTGTTTCTTCAACAACGCCGCCATCGCGGCCAACCGAGCGCTGAAGCGCGACGGCGTCGACCGCGTCGCCATCTTCGATTGGGACGTCCACCACGGCAACGGCACGCAGGACATCTGCTACGACGACCCGAACGTGTTCTACGCCTCGTTTCACGAACGCGGGCTGTTCCCGGGGACGGGCGACATCCTGGAGACGGGCGGCCCGAACGCCCGGAAGACGGTTCTCAACGCGCCGCTTCCCGGCGGTTGTGGCGACGTGGAGTACACCACCGCAGTCGACGACCTGCTCGCGCCCGCGCTCGACCGGTTCGACCCGGACCTGTTTCTCATCAGCGCGGGGTTCGACGCCCACCAACACGACCCCATCTCGCGGATGCGCGTCTCGACGGAGGGGTACGGCGTCCTCACCGACCGCATGCGGAGCATCGCAGAGGACAGCGACGCCGCGTTGGCGTTCATCCTCGAAGGCGGTTACGGTCTCGATGCGCTGTCCGACTCGGTGGGCATGGTCCACGAGACGTTCGATGGTCGCCAACCCGTCGAACCCGAGGGAGAAATCCTCTCGAAGGCCAAGCGAGTGCTCAACGACGTTCGTGACGCACACGACCTGTAG
- the cca gene encoding CCA tRNA nucleotidyltransferase: MTFESVVSEVRDRVVPQPEEREALERVVADLTARAEGAIEDLPVEADTRLVGSTARGTWLAGDRDIDLFVRFSPDLAREDLERYGLAVGHEVVPEGHEEFAEHPYVKGEYRGFDVDCVPCYAVDDAANIRSAVDRTPFHTAYLEGRIDSLADDVRLAKAFLGAVGAYGSDLRTKGFSGFLTELLVVEYGGFRELLEAAADWNPPIHLDPEDHGAKSFDDPLVVIDPTDPERNVAAVCSPRNVGRLIHYAREMLADPRIELFDPRDPDPLSANDIRDHVADRGTAPVAVRFETPDIVEDQLYPQLDKSLSGIEGTLERAGFAPLRSARFADETAVLFVECGVARLPAVERHDGPPVGVRSHAEGFYDAYDDDESVAGPFIDEDGRYVVERPREARTPAELVESKLFEVSLGPHVESALEDDYDLLAGRDIGELAEEFGTELASYFDPRP, translated from the coding sequence ATGACATTCGAGTCGGTCGTCTCGGAGGTCCGCGACCGGGTCGTCCCTCAACCGGAGGAGCGCGAGGCCCTGGAGAGGGTCGTCGCCGACCTCACCGCTCGTGCCGAGGGCGCCATCGAGGACCTCCCCGTCGAGGCGGACACGCGGCTGGTCGGTTCGACCGCCCGCGGAACGTGGCTCGCCGGCGACCGAGACATCGACCTCTTCGTCCGGTTTTCGCCGGACCTCGCTCGTGAGGACCTCGAACGCTACGGGCTGGCGGTCGGCCACGAAGTCGTTCCGGAGGGCCACGAGGAGTTCGCCGAACACCCCTACGTCAAAGGCGAGTACCGCGGCTTCGACGTGGACTGTGTGCCCTGCTACGCCGTCGATGACGCCGCGAACATCCGCTCGGCCGTCGACCGGACGCCGTTCCACACCGCGTATCTGGAGGGGCGAATCGATTCGCTGGCCGACGACGTTCGACTGGCGAAGGCGTTTCTCGGTGCGGTCGGCGCCTACGGCAGCGACCTCCGGACGAAGGGGTTTTCGGGGTTTCTGACCGAACTGCTCGTCGTCGAGTACGGCGGCTTTCGCGAACTACTCGAAGCGGCCGCCGACTGGAACCCCCCGATTCACCTCGACCCCGAGGACCACGGGGCGAAATCCTTCGACGACCCGCTGGTCGTCATCGACCCGACCGACCCCGAACGCAACGTCGCCGCCGTCTGCTCGCCACGCAACGTCGGCCGACTGATTCACTACGCCCGCGAGATGCTCGCCGACCCTCGAATCGAACTGTTCGACCCACGAGACCCCGACCCCCTCTCAGCGAACGACATCCGAGACCACGTCGCCGACCGGGGGACAGCACCCGTCGCCGTCCGCTTCGAGACCCCGGATATCGTCGAGGACCAACTGTACCCCCAACTCGACAAGTCGCTGTCGGGCATCGAGGGCACCCTCGAACGCGCGGGCTTTGCACCGCTTCGGAGCGCCCGGTTCGCTGACGAGACGGCGGTGCTGTTCGTCGAATGCGGCGTCGCCAGGTTGCCGGCCGTCGAGCGCCACGACGGCCCACCGGTCGGCGTCCGCTCTCACGCCGAGGGGTTCTACGACGCCTACGACGACGACGAGAGCGTGGCCGGCCCGTTCATCGACGAGGACGGACGGTACGTCGTCGAACGGCCTCGAGAGGCTCGAACGCCCGCCGAACTCGTCGAATCGAAACTGTTCGAGGTGTCGTTGGGGCCGCACGTCGAGTCGGCACTCGAAGACGACTACGACCTGCTTGCCGGCCGTGACATCGGGGAACTGGCCGAGGAGTTCGGCACCGAGTTGGCGTCGTACTTCGACCCGCGGCCCTGA
- a CDS encoding iron-containing alcohol dehydrogenase family protein, with amino-acid sequence MFRFEYDPGTIRYGKNCVRHLDAELEALGVERALVVTGTTVGTTPAVMDPLRDGLGDRLVGEFAETTPEKRLETAFDGADRVTESDADALVAVGGGSSLDIAKIIAVVADAEAAHEKLRETFEATGSIPAPEGDLRPVVAVPTTLAGADLSMVGSVTTRDGGELIRGGVYDERLMPAALCYDPELFRTTPHGVLCASAMNGFDKAVETVYANTATPITDGTAVRALRLLSRGLPALGAGDRDDETLHDAVVGTVLAQYGCSRPDGLTLSLIHAFGHGLARGYDIQQGGAHGIIAPHALRYLFAEVDGGRDLLAEGLGVDGGTPEATAEAVVEEVEAIRDALGLPSSLREIDDMDESDLTDIAEDVHTDGLMPYCPDGLNPTIEELEAVLREAW; translated from the coding sequence ATGTTCAGATTCGAGTACGACCCCGGAACCATCCGCTACGGGAAGAACTGCGTGCGCCACCTCGATGCGGAACTTGAGGCGCTTGGTGTCGAGCGAGCGCTCGTCGTCACGGGAACGACAGTCGGGACGACCCCCGCAGTCATGGACCCCCTGCGTGACGGCCTCGGCGACCGCCTCGTCGGCGAGTTCGCGGAGACGACGCCGGAAAAGCGGCTGGAGACGGCGTTTGACGGCGCCGACCGTGTCACCGAATCCGACGCCGACGCCCTCGTGGCGGTCGGCGGCGGGAGCAGCCTCGACATCGCGAAAATCATCGCTGTCGTCGCTGACGCCGAGGCCGCCCACGAGAAACTCCGGGAGACCTTCGAAGCCACTGGGTCGATTCCGGCGCCGGAGGGTGACCTCCGGCCGGTCGTTGCGGTGCCGACGACGCTTGCGGGTGCGGACCTCTCGATGGTAGGCAGCGTCACTACCCGCGACGGCGGGGAGTTGATTCGCGGCGGCGTCTACGACGAGCGGTTGATGCCCGCGGCGCTGTGTTACGACCCCGAGTTGTTCCGGACGACGCCTCACGGCGTGCTGTGTGCCTCGGCGATGAACGGCTTCGACAAGGCCGTCGAGACGGTGTACGCCAACACCGCGACGCCGATAACCGACGGCACCGCGGTTCGAGCCTTGCGATTGCTCTCGCGTGGACTGCCCGCACTCGGGGCGGGCGACCGCGACGACGAGACGCTACACGACGCCGTCGTGGGGACGGTGTTGGCCCAGTACGGCTGTTCGCGTCCGGACGGGCTGACGCTGTCGTTGATTCACGCCTTCGGACACGGCCTCGCCCGCGGCTACGACATCCAGCAGGGCGGTGCCCACGGCATCATCGCACCACATGCCCTCCGGTATCTGTTCGCGGAGGTCGACGGCGGCCGTGACCTGCTGGCGGAAGGGCTCGGCGTCGACGGTGGGACGCCCGAAGCGACCGCCGAGGCCGTCGTCGAAGAAGTCGAAGCGATACGCGACGCCCTCGGACTGCCGAGCAGTCTGCGGGAAATCGACGACATGGACGAATCCGATCTCACCGACATCGCCGAAGACGTTCACACCGACGGGCTGATGCCGTACTGTCCCGACGGGCTGAATCCGACCATCGAGGAACTCGAAGCGGTGTTGCGGGAGGCGTGGTAA
- a CDS encoding homing endonuclease associated repeat-containing protein yields the protein MGEFHGNQHTDSEYNEYEYEDLVEDVAALAEELGRSPTTEDASQADGLPSIATLYKIIKDDWVSTLRDAGVEPTKNQRRSLPIDRRERMLEDLRQTNRETEGDVLRLRQYDENGSFDGSSMKVRFGSWSEACTEAGIDCGTRHGERCVGPNGNQLDSRHELAVARYLDEAGIEYETHVGVGSTRWTCDFYLPNQCLWVEVDGYVAGERPNERMFTQKLGYYAFRGMDFVVVKTPEELRESLASTRTGDDTRQT from the coding sequence ATGGGTGAGTTCCACGGGAATCAACACACTGACTCGGAGTATAATGAATACGAGTACGAGGATTTGGTGGAGGATGTCGCCGCACTAGCCGAAGAACTCGGTCGGTCGCCGACGACAGAAGACGCAAGCCAGGCGGACGGACTGCCTTCCATCGCCACGCTGTACAAGATTATTAAGGACGACTGGGTGAGCACGCTTCGGGACGCTGGCGTTGAGCCAACGAAGAACCAGCGTCGGTCGCTGCCAATTGACCGACGCGAGCGGATGCTCGAAGACTTACGACAGACGAACCGTGAGACAGAGGGGGACGTACTCCGACTCCGCCAGTATGATGAAAACGGGTCGTTCGATGGCAGTTCGATGAAGGTACGATTCGGGTCGTGGTCCGAGGCATGTACCGAAGCAGGGATTGACTGTGGAACGAGACACGGTGAACGGTGCGTTGGACCGAACGGCAACCAACTCGATAGCCGCCACGAACTGGCTGTTGCTCGGTATCTCGACGAAGCCGGAATCGAATACGAGACACATGTCGGAGTTGGGTCGACACGTTGGACGTGTGACTTCTACCTTCCAAATCAGTGCCTGTGGGTCGAAGTAGACGGATACGTTGCGGGTGAACGGCCGAACGAACGCATGTTCACACAGAAACTCGGCTACTACGCGTTTCGTGGAATGGATTTCGTGGTCGTCAAGACGCCTGAAGAGTTGAGAGAATCACTAGCCTCTACACGAACAGGAGACGATACCCGGCAAACCTAA
- a CDS encoding Lrp/AsnC family transcriptional regulator — MEYRADEIDKRILYHLARDARNTSAADIADEMEVTPATIRNRIRQLEAEGILRGYLADINYKSIEGHVTYHFSCTAPIPDRDRLAQAALDVSGVVSVRELMTGKTNLTVTAVGSNTSDISRIASELSDIGLEIEDESVIEEEYHQPYNPFGPDDIPLGPSLTDFMSLAGGAEVVEFTVSEGAEVAGLTIEQAVNEGLLADEMLVVGIERDGDMLTPKGETEIQTGDVISLFSKSGLEKDALEVFGSR, encoded by the coding sequence ATGGAATACCGGGCCGATGAGATCGATAAGCGAATCCTCTATCACCTGGCGCGTGACGCCCGGAACACGTCAGCCGCGGATATCGCCGACGAGATGGAGGTGACGCCAGCAACGATTCGAAATCGAATCCGTCAGCTCGAAGCGGAGGGGATTCTGCGAGGGTATCTCGCGGACATCAACTACAAATCCATCGAGGGGCACGTCACCTATCACTTCAGTTGTACGGCCCCGATTCCGGACAGAGACCGACTCGCTCAAGCCGCCCTCGATGTCTCCGGTGTCGTGTCGGTCCGAGAACTGATGACGGGGAAAACGAACCTCACAGTCACGGCAGTCGGGTCGAATACCAGCGACATCAGCCGTATCGCGAGCGAGTTATCGGATATCGGCTTAGAAATCGAAGACGAGAGCGTCATCGAAGAGGAGTATCACCAACCGTACAACCCATTCGGCCCGGACGACATCCCCCTCGGTCCGTCACTGACCGATTTCATGAGTCTCGCAGGGGGCGCAGAGGTCGTCGAATTCACGGTCTCGGAGGGCGCAGAAGTTGCAGGGCTGACAATCGAGCAGGCAGTCAATGAGGGGCTACTCGCTGATGAGATGTTGGTCGTCGGAATCGAACGAGACGGCGATATGCTTACGCCGAAAGGCGAGACCGAAATCCAAACCGGAGATGTCATCTCGCTGTTCTCGAAATCCGGCTTAGAGAAAGACGCCCTAGAAGTGTTCGGCTCGCGGTGA
- a CDS encoding universal stress protein: protein MVEQFFQRVVIPVANRDDAAATTAALLPHVENTDSTVIAVHVIEKAGGAPDKASVAQLEERAEDIFSIVTDGFADTGVSLSTRLLYGTDIAASIIDAAHESDASAIVFTPRGGSRWRKLLTGDVSHKLVENSDIPILVLPDEEVNEA, encoded by the coding sequence ATGGTCGAGCAGTTCTTCCAGCGAGTCGTCATCCCCGTTGCTAACCGCGACGACGCGGCGGCGACGACTGCTGCACTCCTCCCCCATGTTGAAAATACGGATTCCACTGTGATCGCAGTCCATGTCATCGAAAAAGCCGGTGGGGCTCCCGACAAAGCATCCGTCGCTCAACTGGAGGAGCGCGCAGAGGACATCTTCAGCATCGTTACCGATGGGTTCGCGGATACCGGTGTATCCCTCTCAACGCGACTCCTCTATGGAACCGACATCGCGGCGTCCATCATCGACGCCGCTCACGAGAGCGACGCCAGTGCAATCGTGTTCACGCCCCGCGGCGGGAGCCGCTGGCGCAAACTACTGACCGGAGATGTAAGCCACAAACTCGTCGAAAACAGTGATATCCCGATTCTGGTTCTCCCGGACGAAGAGGTGAACGAGGCGTGA
- a CDS encoding potassium channel family protein has translation MYIIIVGAGDIGRPLIDIATRAGNEVVVIERDSQKADAVASEYDCLVLNADATTKETLADAGAGRADAIISTTDQDATNVMVCLLAKEFDIPGIMSVVHNPEHMNLFRQIEVNTIENPQQLIAGYLYRAVARPAIVDYMRIGEDAEVFEITVTEDAPIAGKTLTEVGEENLLSEDVLIVAIERESEDKPLTPRGKTRINANDLLTVYSATGADPELTDIFGHYEDRAV, from the coding sequence ATGTACATCATCATTGTTGGAGCCGGTGATATCGGAAGACCACTCATCGACATTGCCACTCGTGCCGGAAACGAAGTCGTGGTTATCGAGAGGGATTCACAGAAAGCCGACGCGGTCGCCAGCGAGTATGACTGCTTGGTGCTTAACGCCGATGCCACCACGAAAGAAACGCTCGCCGATGCCGGTGCTGGGCGTGCTGATGCGATAATCTCGACGACCGATCAGGACGCCACGAACGTCATGGTCTGTCTGCTCGCAAAAGAGTTCGATATTCCGGGAATCATGTCCGTCGTCCACAATCCCGAGCATATGAATCTCTTCCGGCAGATAGAGGTAAATACGATTGAAAACCCCCAGCAACTCATCGCTGGATACCTCTACCGGGCGGTCGCAAGGCCAGCCATCGTCGATTACATGCGAATCGGTGAGGATGCAGAAGTCTTCGAGATTACCGTCACGGAAGACGCTCCAATCGCTGGAAAGACACTCACCGAAGTGGGCGAGGAGAACCTCCTATCGGAGGATGTCCTCATCGTTGCAATCGAACGCGAAAGCGAAGACAAGCCGCTGACTCCCCGAGGGAAGACCCGAATCAACGCGAACGATTTGTTGACCGTCTATTCAGCGACCGGAGCGGACCCAGAACTCACCGACATCTTCGGCCATTACGAAGACCGAGCAGTGTGA